Below is a window of Mycobacterium dioxanotrophicus DNA.
GGTGGAGCAGCTGGCGGCCGCCGCCGGCGTGCCGATCGAACGCGTGGAACGGTTCGCTCACCCGGTGCTGCTGGAGCGGGCCCGGGCAGCGGAGCTGGCCACCGCCGCGCATCCCGTGCTCGCCGACGGGCCCGCGGTGCTGACCCTGCTGGAGACGGTGACCACGGCCCTGGTCGCTCGCGGGCTCGACCCGGACGCCACCAGCTGGGACGCCTGGCGCAACGAGGACAGCCGGTGGACCGTGCAGTTGTCCTGGAAGGCCGGACGCTCCGACAACGTCGCGCACTTCCGGTTCACTCCGGGCGCGCACGGCGGAACCGTCACCGCATCCGACGACACCGCCCACGAACTGATCAATCCGGACTTCAACCGGCCGTTGCGTCCCGTGGCGTCGCTGCCGCAGCTCGACTTCGATGCGCCAGCACCCGCACGCGTACCCGAGCCGGTTGCCGCGCCGCCACAGGAACCCGAGCCCGTGGCTGCCGAGCCCACGCCGCCGAAGCCCGCTCGGTCGCGCAAGGCCCGCCCGGCCGTGCCGGCCTGGGAAGACGTGCTGCTGGGTGTGCGCTCGTCCGGCGGCCAGCGCTGAGGTTGACCTGAACCGTTCTTGAGGTCATAGCGTCGGCGCATGACCTCGATCGGCTTGGCGACCAGCACTCCGTTCACCGACGACCCGGCCCTCGTGGCCGACGAAGCGCGACATGCCGAACACCTCGGGTACGCCACGCTGTGGCGTTCCGGAAACCTGCCGATGGTCCCGGTGGCGGTGCGCGCGACCAGCACCATCACGGTGGCCACGGGCATCATCCCGGTGGTTCGGGTGCCTGCTGCCGAGGTCATCGCCGTGCACACCGGCCTCGAAGACACCAACCCCGGCCGCTTCGTCGTCGGCTTGGGCGGCGCGCACGGACCGCATCCGATCGCTACGCTCAACGCCTATCTCGACGAGCTGGACGCCGTCGGCATCGACAACCGCGTGCTGGCCGCGCTGGGTCCGAACATGCTGTCCCTGGCGCGGGACCGGGCCCGGGGCGCATACCCGTTCCTGGTGACGCCGTCCTATGTCGCCGACGCCCGGTCTGTGGTGGGCGCCGACCGGACGCTGGCGGTCCTGCTGATGGTCATCCCGGTCACCGACCGCGAGACGGCCCGAGGGGCGGCGGCCGGACCGCTGGAGTTCCTGACCGCACAGGGCGGCTACCGCCGCAACCTGCTGCGCCAGGGGTTCACCACGGCTGACATCGACACCGTCAGTGACCGGTTGCTCGACGGCATCGCGGCCTGGGGTGCACCCGGGCGCATCGCGGAGCGCATCGCCCAGTACCAGGCGGCCGGGGCCGACCAGGTGGTCCTGAGGATCCTGGGCGTCGACGACCTGGCGGCGTGGCGTACCCGACTGGCCCAGATCCTCATCGATCAGTGACAGGGACGCCCGCCGCTCGCGGCCCTATCGGTATTTGTGCACCTCGCAGGTGCAGTACATGTGCCCGCACGTGTAGCACGCAGGCATCCCCTTGCAGCGGTAGCAGACATCGCAGTTGATCGGCTCGGTGTGCCGACCGGCATCCTCCGCTCGGTAGGGCTCTCGGCAGTGGTAGCACAGCGGACGCGCGACGTCGTCCTGCTCACCGGTTGCCGCATCACTCATCGCGTCACCTCCGTTCCCGACATGGACCCCAGCCGCCGACGGTGTCCGTCCTCAGAAGTCCCCCACACCGGCCACCACCATGCCTGCCATCAGCACGAACGCAACTCCGGTCACCAGATCCGTACGGAGACGAGGGATGAAGTTGGCCACCGTGCGGCCGATCTGGTGTCCGGCGACCGCCACCACAAACGTGCAGAACGCGAAGAGAGGGGGTGCCAGCCACACCGAGTAGCCCGCGATGCCGAGAGCCGCCCCCGCCGCCAAATTGTCGACGCTCAACGGCACAGGCAGCCAGCGCCTCGCCACCTTCATGTCCGGATCCGCCGGCTCAGGTGATCGAATCGCCTTGATGATGACCCACAGACCGTAGGCAACGAGGCCCACGGTCGCCACGATCTCGGCCGTGTCGGAGATCTGGGTACTGACATAGCCGCCGATGAGTATCCCGATCGCAGGTGCGACGCCATCCCACAGGCCGAAGATCAGGGACGTCTTGACCGACGTGCGCAAATTCGGCTTGAGCCCCCCGAGCGCGATCGCCGTCCGAAGGTTGTCGAGGCTCAAGGCGAATCCGAGAGCGATCAGTCCAATCATGTGTTCCCTTTCAGGACGGTCAGGGCTGGGGAAAGCAGCGAGCTCAGCGGCGCGCCTCCGGCGTCGCCGCGGTCGCCAGCACACCGGCGCGGCTCGGGTGCGGACGCGGGACCAACGACCCAGGCGGCCGTGTCGAGTCGTTGGCCGCCGCCACTGCTGTCGCAACGAGCTCATGGTCAGGGGCGAGGTGACAGACCGGGTCGGTGCGGGCGGCATCGCCGGTCAGCGCGAAGGCCTGACACCGACAGCCGCCGAAGTCGATGCTCCGCCGCTCGCAGCTGCGGCACGGATCCGGCATCCATTCCTCGCCGCGGAACTGCTGAAACAGCGGCGACTCGGCCCAGATCCACGCCAGGGCATGCTCGCGCACGCTGGCCCGAGGCAGGTCGAGGCCACGGACCAGCTCTCCGGCGACCGGGCACGGCAGCGCATCGCCATTGGGCGTCACGGTGAGCTGGCGACGGGCCCAGCCGTCCATGCAGGGTTTGGGGTATTGGCTGTAGTAGTCGGGAATGACGTAGATGATCTCCATGCGGTCGGCGAGTCGCTCCCTGCTCGCTCGAACCACCGCCTGCGCCCGCTCCAGCTGCTCCCTGCTCGGCAACAGCTCGGCACGGTTGACTCCGGCCCAGCCGTAGTACTGCGTGTTGGCCAGCTCGATGCGGTCGGCGCCGAGCCCCTCCGCCATGTCGAGGATGCCGCCGATCCGGTCGATGTTCTGCCGGTGCAGAACGACGTTGAGGGTCAACGGCCAGCCGAGCTGCTTGACGAGCCGAGCCACCACCAGCTTGCGGTCGAACGACGCAGTGCCGGCAATCCGGTCGGACAGCGTTCGCTCGTCGGCCTGGATGCTGATCTGGACATGGTCGAGCCCGGCCTCACGCAGCTGATCGGCGCGCCGGTGGGAAAAGCCGAGCCCGCTGGTGATCAGATTGGTGTACAGGCCCAGCTCGTTGGCGCATCGCACCAGCTCGACGATGTCGTGGCGCTGCATCGGCTCGCCGCCCGAGAGATGCAGCTGCAGCACACCGAGCTCAGCTGCCTCGGTCAGCACCCGCTGCCACTGGGCGGTCGTCAGCTCGTCGCGGTAGTCGTCGAGCGCGAGCGGATTGGAGCAGTAGGGGCAGTGCAGCGGACAGGCGTAGGTGAGCTCGGCCAGTAGGGCGAAGGGCTTATCCATGGTCTACCTCCATGCTGTGATGGGCGACGAGATCGGTCACGAAGCGTCGTACGTCGTCGTCGGTGACCTGGCTGTACCGGCTCTGCAACTCCGACTGGATCTCCGCGACGGTCCGCAGGCCGTCGCACAGCTCGACGATCGCGGCGCCGGTGTCGTTGATGACCCAGACGGTCTCGGGCGACAGCAGCGCGTGCTGCCCGCGCGCGGCGTCGAACCTCATGCGCACGTGCGGGGCCAGTCGGGGTCGCGCGGTGTCCTCAACCATTGCCATAGGCCCGGTCGATGGCGTCGAGCATGGCCCACAGCACGTCGCACTTGAAGGACAGCGCCGCCAGCGCGGCCGCCTGCGTGTCCGCGGTGACGCAGTGCTTTCGCACGATTTCGAGGCCGTGCTCGGAGTCGCGGGGAGCCTGGGTGATGCGGGCCCGGAAGTAGGCGAGTGCTTCGGGGTCGATCCAGGTGTAATGGCGTTCGAATGCGGCGAGCCGCTCAGCCATCAGGTCAGGCGCGAACAGCTCGGTCAGTGAGGAGGCCACCGCCTCGACCCACGGCCGGGTCCGCGTGAACGTGACGTAGGCATCCACGGCGAACCGCACGCCGGGGAGCAGGTGTCGTTCGTCCTCGACTTCCTCCCGGGTCAGGTCGACGGCCTCGGCCAGACGCAGCCACGACTCGATCCCGCCAGATCCTTCGGTGGTGCCGTCGTGGTCGATGATGCGCTGGACCCAACGCCGCCGTACCTCGCGGTCAGGGCAGCTGCTGAGGATCGCCCCGTCCTTATGGGGAATGTTCGCCTGGTAGTAGAAGCGATTGGCCACCCAGCCCCTGATCTCCTCCGGGCTGGACTTGCCGTCGTTCATCCGGCGATGGAAGGGATGCTGATGGTGGTACTGCCCGACGTGCGCGCGAAGCGCTTCCTCGAACTCATCGGGCGCCAACGCCTCAGTCAGAGTCGCTCCACGCGGGGCCATCGTCGCCACTTGCGTGATCGGTGTCATCTTCGCTCCTCACGTGCGCAGGTCATCTTCGCTCCTCACGTGCGCAGGTCATCTTCGCTCCTCACGTGCGCAGGTCATCTTCGCTCCTCACGTGCGCAGGTCATCTTCGCTCCTCAGATCTCCAGCTCCATCCCGTCCACGGCGACCTCCATGCCGTGCCGGGTGAGGATCCGCCGTTCCGGCGAATCCTCGAGCAGGATCGGGTTGGTGTTGTTGATGTGCAGATAGACCTTGCGGTCGACGGGCAGCGGCGACAGCAGCTCGAGGCTGCCGCCCGGACCGTCGATCGGTACATGTCCCATCTCGCGCGAGGTCTTGCCGGCGAGTCCCAGGCGGGGCATCTCGTCGTCGCGCCAGAAGCTCCCGTCGATCAGAAGACACGAGCAGTCGGTCAACTCCTCGAGGACCTCGGGGCTGAGTCGCTGTACGCACGGCAGGTAGATCAGGCTTTTGCCCCTGCGGGTGTCGGTGACGCGGTAGCCCACGACCCGGCCGTACTCCGATGCCCCGGGAAACCGCATGCGCTTGTCCGTCGGGACGTCGAACGCGCGGTACGTGAGCCCGTCGCCGAGCGCCACCTCGGCACCGGGCTGCACCCGCTGCCATTTGACCGGGCAGTACGCCGCCAGCGTCCGGAGCACTCCGGTTCCGGTGGTGAGGGTCTCGTGCACCGATTCGGTCGCATGCACCTCGAGACCACATCCCTCGCGCATCAGCAGCAGCCCGAGCGTGTGGTCGAGCTCGGCGTCGGTGAGGAGCACTGCCTGTAGTCGGACCACCCTGCCCTCGTCGGGATGCAGGTCAGGAAAGGACTCGATCTGGGACTGGATGTCCGGTGACGCGTTGAACAGGAACCACTGCCGGCGGTCGACGCTCACCCCGATCGACGACTGTGAGCGTGGGACACAGGGTCGCGCGCCGGTCCGCACAGCGCGGCACGACGGGCAGGTGCAGTTCCACTGCGGAAAGCCTCCGCCGGCTGCTGACCCCAACACATGAACCCACACGATTGACAACTCACTCTGTTGTAGTGGCGACGGGGCGCCGGATCTCCTCAGACCCGGCGCCCCGTCGGGACACGATCA
It encodes the following:
- a CDS encoding TIGR03620 family F420-dependent LLM class oxidoreductase, whose translation is MTSIGLATSTPFTDDPALVADEARHAEHLGYATLWRSGNLPMVPVAVRATSTITVATGIIPVVRVPAAEVIAVHTGLEDTNPGRFVVGLGGAHGPHPIATLNAYLDELDAVGIDNRVLAALGPNMLSLARDRARGAYPFLVTPSYVADARSVVGADRTLAVLLMVIPVTDRETARGAAAGPLEFLTAQGGYRRNLLRQGFTTADIDTVSDRLLDGIAAWGAPGRIAERIAQYQAAGADQVVLRILGVDDLAAWRTRLAQILIDQ
- the pqqB gene encoding pyrroloquinoline quinone biosynthesis protein PqqB translates to MWVHVLGSAAGGGFPQWNCTCPSCRAVRTGARPCVPRSQSSIGVSVDRRQWFLFNASPDIQSQIESFPDLHPDEGRVVRLQAVLLTDAELDHTLGLLLMREGCGLEVHATESVHETLTTGTGVLRTLAAYCPVKWQRVQPGAEVALGDGLTYRAFDVPTDKRMRFPGASEYGRVVGYRVTDTRRGKSLIYLPCVQRLSPEVLEELTDCSCLLIDGSFWRDDEMPRLGLAGKTSREMGHVPIDGPGGSLELLSPLPVDRKVYLHINNTNPILLEDSPERRILTRHGMEVAVDGMELEI
- the sepH gene encoding septation protein SepH — translated: MRELKVVGLDVDGKRIICETDDSSELFSVRVDDRLRAAARGDRVASNQTQMDLEVHSVLRPKEIQAKIRAGASVEQLAAAAGVPIERVERFAHPVLLERARAAELATAAHPVLADGPAVLTLLETVTTALVARGLDPDATSWDAWRNEDSRWTVQLSWKAGRSDNVAHFRFTPGAHGGTVTASDDTAHELINPDFNRPLRPVASLPQLDFDAPAPARVPEPVAAPPQEPEPVAAEPTPPKPARSRKARPAVPAWEDVLLGVRSSGGQR
- the pqqD gene encoding pyrroloquinoline quinone biosynthesis peptide chaperone PqqD; translation: MAMVEDTARPRLAPHVRMRFDAARGQHALLSPETVWVINDTGAAIVELCDGLRTVAEIQSELQSRYSQVTDDDVRRFVTDLVAHHSMEVDHG
- the pqqE gene encoding pyrroloquinoline quinone biosynthesis protein PqqE — translated: MDKPFALLAELTYACPLHCPYCSNPLALDDYRDELTTAQWQRVLTEAAELGVLQLHLSGGEPMQRHDIVELVRCANELGLYTNLITSGLGFSHRRADQLREAGLDHVQISIQADERTLSDRIAGTASFDRKLVVARLVKQLGWPLTLNVVLHRQNIDRIGGILDMAEGLGADRIELANTQYYGWAGVNRAELLPSREQLERAQAVVRASRERLADRMEIIYVIPDYYSQYPKPCMDGWARRQLTVTPNGDALPCPVAGELVRGLDLPRASVREHALAWIWAESPLFQQFRGEEWMPDPCRSCERRSIDFGGCRCQAFALTGDAARTDPVCHLAPDHELVATAVAAANDSTRPPGSLVPRPHPSRAGVLATAATPEARR
- a CDS encoding recombination activating protein 1, whose translation is MSDAATGEQDDVARPLCYHCREPYRAEDAGRHTEPINCDVCYRCKGMPACYTCGHMYCTCEVHKYR
- a CDS encoding manganese efflux pump MntP, whose translation is MIGLIALGFALSLDNLRTAIALGGLKPNLRTSVKTSLIFGLWDGVAPAIGILIGGYVSTQISDTAEIVATVGLVAYGLWVIIKAIRSPEPADPDMKVARRWLPVPLSVDNLAAGAALGIAGYSVWLAPPLFAFCTFVVAVAGHQIGRTVANFIPRLRTDLVTGVAFVLMAGMVVAGVGDF
- the pqqC gene encoding pyrroloquinoline-quinone synthase PqqC, which produces MTPITQVATMAPRGATLTEALAPDEFEEALRAHVGQYHHQHPFHRRMNDGKSSPEEIRGWVANRFYYQANIPHKDGAILSSCPDREVRRRWVQRIIDHDGTTEGSGGIESWLRLAEAVDLTREEVEDERHLLPGVRFAVDAYVTFTRTRPWVEAVASSLTELFAPDLMAERLAAFERHYTWIDPEALAYFRARITQAPRDSEHGLEIVRKHCVTADTQAAALAALSFKCDVLWAMLDAIDRAYGNG